A region of the Agrobacterium sp. RAC06 genome:
GTCAGGGCGATGCCGACGAAAGCCGCCACTGCCAGCAAAACCAAAAGGCCGCCCGCGAGTGCGGGCAGCCTCTGACGTTTCGACTGGTGAAGCGGTCGGAGCATCCGGTCTTACTTCAGCGTCATGGCCTTCAGCCACTCGTCGATCCAGGCCTGACGGTTGGCCGCAACTTCGGCCGGGTCCATCAGGAAGGTGGTCTTCGGCTGGACGAGCTTGCCGAAGGCGTCCGGCAGGGGCTCTGATGTGGCAGCGACCGGCATCATCCAGTTGTTGGTGGGGATGGTGTCCTGGAAGCCGGGCTGCAGCATGAAGGCGAGGAACTGGCGGGCGAGTTCCTTTTCCGGCGCCGTCTTCAGAAGGCCTGCGACCTCGATCTGGATATAATGCCCTTCGGAGAACTCGGCCGCCTGATAGCGGTCGGTCTCTTCGGCGACCATGTGATAGGCCGGCGAGGTGGTGTAGGAGAGGACCATCGGTGCCTCGCCCTTGGTGAACAGGCCATAGGCTTCCGACCAGCCTGGCGTGACGGTCAGGACACGATCCTTGAGCTTTGCCCAGGCTTCCGGTGCCTGGTCACCATAGACCGACTTGACCCAGAGCAGCAGGCCGAGACCCGGCGTCGAGGTGCGCGGATCCTGGATGACGATCTTTTGGGCCGGATCGCCCTCGATGAGATCCTTCAGGCTCGTCGGCGGGGTCTTGATGACCTCGGTGTCGTAGATCACGGCGAAATGGCCGTAGTCATAGGGCAGGAAGACATCGTCGCTGAAACCGCCGGGCACCTGAACATTGGCGGCATCAACGCCATGGGCTTCGAAGAGGCCGGTCTGCTTGGCTTCCTCGACGAGATTGGTGTCGAGACCGAGCACGACATCGGCCTTCGAGGTCTCGCCTTCGAGCTTGAGACGGGTCAGCA
Encoded here:
- the thiB gene encoding thiamine ABC transporter substrate binding subunit → MLIGSVSAAILGFVSPALAAGKTLTVYTYESFVSEWGPGPKVKEAFEQTCDCTVNFVGVADGVALLTRLKLEGETSKADVVLGLDTNLVEEAKQTGLFEAHGVDAANVQVPGGFSDDVFLPYDYGHFAVIYDTEVIKTPPTSLKDLIEGDPAQKIVIQDPRTSTPGLGLLLWVKSVYGDQAPEAWAKLKDRVLTVTPGWSEAYGLFTKGEAPMVLSYTTSPAYHMVAEETDRYQAAEFSEGHYIQIEVAGLLKTAPEKELARQFLAFMLQPGFQDTIPTNNWMMPVAATSEPLPDAFGKLVQPKTTFLMDPAEVAANRQAWIDEWLKAMTLK